The Akkermansia muciniphila genome contains a region encoding:
- the sucB gene encoding dihydrolipoyllysine-residue succinyltransferase: MSDILIPNFGESITTATVAAWHKNAGDPVAKGDTLVTLETDKVSTDLEADESGVLEILVPEGAEAPIGAALGRISPTAAAPAEPEKKEAPAPPEPEKTARPDAREKTVPQKPAPATESPEQKPEKEPSAPEQAPAGENRRAEKKASPRFIRKPMSPLRRTIAARLVEAQHQAAILTTFNECDMSAVMELRKQFNANYREQYGTKLGFMSFFIKAVVKALQEVPQVNAKIDGTDIVENLYYDISVAIGTDKGLVVPVLRDCDRKTLPELELELAALAEKVRQGNLSMQDLQGGCFTISNGGTYGSLLSTPILNPPQSGILGMHAIQERPVVRDGRIVARPMMYLALSYDHRLVDGKQAVQFLIAVKNAVENPVFEL, from the coding sequence ATGAGCGACATCCTGATCCCCAACTTCGGAGAATCCATCACCACCGCCACCGTAGCCGCGTGGCACAAGAATGCCGGAGACCCGGTAGCCAAAGGCGACACCCTGGTGACGCTGGAAACGGACAAGGTTTCCACGGACCTGGAAGCGGACGAAAGCGGCGTGCTGGAAATCCTGGTCCCGGAAGGAGCGGAAGCGCCCATCGGGGCGGCTCTGGGCCGCATCTCTCCAACAGCCGCGGCCCCTGCCGAACCGGAGAAGAAAGAAGCCCCCGCACCGCCGGAACCGGAGAAAACCGCCAGGCCGGATGCACGGGAGAAAACCGTTCCCCAGAAGCCCGCCCCCGCAACTGAATCCCCGGAACAAAAACCGGAAAAGGAACCCTCCGCCCCGGAACAGGCTCCCGCCGGGGAGAACAGGAGAGCTGAAAAGAAGGCTTCCCCGCGTTTCATCAGGAAACCCATGAGCCCGCTGCGCCGCACCATCGCGGCCCGGCTGGTGGAAGCCCAGCATCAGGCGGCCATCCTCACCACCTTCAACGAGTGCGACATGTCCGCCGTGATGGAGCTGCGCAAGCAATTCAATGCAAACTACCGGGAACAGTACGGAACCAAGCTGGGCTTCATGAGCTTCTTCATCAAGGCCGTGGTCAAAGCCCTCCAGGAGGTTCCCCAGGTCAACGCCAAAATTGACGGCACGGACATCGTGGAAAACCTGTACTACGATATTTCCGTGGCCATCGGCACGGACAAGGGCCTCGTGGTCCCCGTGCTGCGGGACTGCGACCGGAAAACGCTTCCGGAGCTGGAACTGGAGCTCGCCGCCCTGGCGGAAAAAGTGCGCCAGGGAAACCTGTCCATGCAGGACCTGCAAGGAGGCTGCTTCACCATCTCCAACGGGGGCACGTACGGTTCCCTGCTCTCCACCCCCATCCTGAACCCGCCGCAGAGCGGCATTCTGGGCATGCACGCCATCCAGGAACGCCCCGTTGTCCGGGATGGCCGGATCGTCGCCCGGCCCATGATGTACCTGGCCCTTTCCTACGACCACCGCCTGGTGGACGGCAAGCAGGCCGTGCAATTCCTCATTGCGGTAAAAAACGCCGTGGAGAATCCGGTGTTCGAGCTGTGA